Proteins encoded in a region of the Nocardia asteroides genome:
- a CDS encoding TetR/AcrR family transcriptional regulator, translating into MTSARFDIRIHPTSQIHDVCECSLVCVTVKGRRAKYTEATQAALMETGRRLFIEQRYSELSADEIARAARLTRGAVNHHFGGKQGLFQAVFCTCQFPTPYSRVGSAIDRAASRKMARKRGFSRPGVSSPDGGPGR; encoded by the coding sequence ATGACGTCTGCGAGGTTCGACATTCGCATACATCCAACATCTCAGATACATGATGTATGCGAATGTAGTCTTGTCTGCGTGACTGTCAAGGGACGACGGGCTAAATACACCGAAGCCACCCAGGCCGCCCTCATGGAGACGGGCCGTCGGCTGTTCATAGAACAGCGGTACTCCGAACTCTCCGCCGACGAGATCGCTCGCGCTGCCCGCCTGACGCGAGGCGCGGTGAACCACCACTTCGGCGGCAAGCAAGGACTGTTCCAAGCCGTGTTCTGTACGTGCCAGTTCCCTACGCCGTACAGCCGAGTAGGATCTGCGATCGACCGAGCAGCCAGCCGGAAGATGGCGCGGAAACGGGGGTTCAGCCGACCGGGAGTTTCATCACCGGATGGGGGCCCAGGTCGGTGA